One window from the genome of Nitrospira sp. encodes:
- a CDS encoding DUF393 domain-containing protein: MQEPLPACPRDSLHTSLLIYDSHCRLCVAAKERLDRAGIGVQMIPYESQEAASALGAQYRPGPPSMAYLISPAGGVSQGLDAFLPLMHGLPGGTFVRWIVKAPIARSLAERVYRWIARHRYRLFGAVNPHA, from the coding sequence ATGCAAGAGCCGTTGCCTGCCTGTCCGAGAGATTCTCTGCATACCAGCCTGCTGATCTATGATTCACATTGCCGGCTCTGTGTTGCCGCCAAGGAGCGCCTCGACCGGGCGGGAATAGGAGTTCAGATGATTCCCTACGAGAGTCAGGAAGCGGCCAGCGCATTGGGGGCGCAGTATCGGCCAGGCCCTCCGTCCATGGCCTATCTCATCAGCCCTGCAGGCGGGGTATCGCAAGGCCTTGACGCATTCCTTCCGTTGATGCACGGCCTCCCAGGTGGGACATTCGTCCGGTGGATAGTGAAAGCCCCCATCGCTCGAAGCTTGGCTGAACGGGTCTATCGTTGGATCGCCCGACATCGCTATCGCCTGTTTGGCGCTGTAAATCCTCACGCATGA
- a CDS encoding methyltransferase, with translation MKPRITSFNEFRDAVSAYRLPRILLTALELDLFTKIGTRRWTIPQLAKAVAMSERGLSILCRNLAMSGLLTKAGPIYRNSRLAATALNARDPAYRKDYLDLMTSHWQDWARLDESVRSGRPLDQDEPEEPGYRQRFTWAMHYRTLETAPKIAAQVDLRGATTLLDLGGGPGTYAMAFLSKHPRLRAAVGDRPAALEVAREIAATHKAGPRLSYVPLDFTQEDIPGTYDVIWYSNVLHIYSPATNRVIFRRARAALNPGGRLLIQDAFLHDRESLHPAEASLFAVSMLLFTEEGNTYSAKETSAWLKKAGFATTRVLRMKPETEDWEDGILEAVAPGARPRTRVRRRQSRESSKSR, from the coding sequence GTGAAGCCGCGCATCACCAGTTTCAATGAATTTCGTGATGCGGTGTCAGCCTATCGGTTGCCGCGCATTCTCCTTACGGCGTTGGAGTTGGATCTCTTTACGAAGATCGGCACGCGCCGCTGGACGATCCCTCAGTTGGCGAAGGCCGTGGCTATGAGCGAGCGGGGACTCTCGATCCTCTGCCGCAATTTGGCGATGTCCGGCCTGCTCACGAAAGCCGGACCGATCTACCGTAATAGCCGGCTGGCGGCGACGGCATTGAATGCCCGAGATCCGGCCTATCGCAAAGATTACCTGGATCTCATGACGAGCCATTGGCAGGATTGGGCGCGCCTGGACGAGTCCGTGCGATCAGGCCGTCCGTTGGATCAGGATGAACCGGAAGAGCCGGGTTATCGCCAACGATTCACCTGGGCCATGCATTATCGGACGTTGGAGACGGCGCCGAAGATTGCCGCACAAGTGGACTTGCGCGGGGCGACGACGTTGCTCGATCTCGGCGGCGGACCGGGCACCTATGCCATGGCCTTTCTGTCCAAACACCCGCGTTTGCGTGCCGCCGTCGGCGACCGACCGGCGGCCCTCGAGGTGGCGAGGGAAATTGCCGCGACGCATAAGGCGGGCCCTCGACTCAGCTATGTGCCGCTCGATTTCACGCAGGAGGACATCCCGGGCACGTACGATGTCATCTGGTATTCGAATGTGCTGCACATCTATTCACCGGCTACGAATCGTGTCATCTTTCGGCGCGCGCGTGCGGCCTTGAATCCCGGCGGGCGTCTATTGATTCAGGATGCGTTTCTGCACGATCGCGAAAGCCTCCATCCTGCCGAAGCCAGTCTCTTTGCCGTGTCGATGCTGCTCTTCACGGAAGAGGGCAATACGTATTCGGCGAAGGAGACGAGTGCCTGGCTCAAGAAGGCCGGATTCGCCACGACTAGGGTGTTGCGGATGAAGCCGGAAACGGAGGATTGGGAGGATGGGATCCTGGAGGCGGTGGCGCCTGGGGCACGTCCAAGAACGCGCGTCCGCCGAAGGCAATCACGAGAAAGTTCAAAATCCCGCTGA
- a CDS encoding tetratricopeptide repeat protein: MPLRNGLSEELNRQGNEHFARGLYTEAYTCYAKALECDRMTGDQRAMAATLGNLGNICAVSGRRDSAQTYYQEVLELQKILGDEKGIGTTLGNLGNLRADAGEWDRARAYYLESLDLLTKTHDEAAKAVLLSDLGLVARENGQFDQAIQYYEHSLVLMRRLGNQGGVADAWRMIGRTFLLQKRYDDAIACCQTSQSIAERSRDELRTGGARFVLAQCYEEQGRLQEAADLLELVVHMDRKYQLPKLEENTNRLIRLRARLAETDPTPPYRESHA; encoded by the coding sequence TACGGAAGCCTACACCTGCTACGCCAAGGCGTTGGAATGCGACCGGATGACCGGGGATCAGCGCGCGATGGCCGCGACGCTCGGAAATCTTGGGAATATCTGCGCGGTCAGCGGCCGGCGAGACTCGGCGCAGACGTACTACCAAGAAGTGTTGGAGCTGCAAAAGATTCTCGGCGACGAGAAGGGCATCGGGACGACGCTCGGGAATCTGGGCAATCTGCGCGCCGACGCCGGGGAATGGGATCGTGCCCGTGCCTACTATCTCGAATCGCTGGATCTCCTGACCAAGACCCATGATGAAGCGGCCAAGGCGGTGTTGCTCTCGGATCTTGGCTTGGTCGCGCGCGAGAACGGTCAATTCGATCAGGCGATTCAATACTATGAGCACTCGCTCGTACTGATGCGGCGCTTGGGGAATCAAGGCGGCGTGGCCGATGCCTGGCGGATGATCGGCCGGACGTTCCTGCTCCAGAAACGCTACGACGATGCGATCGCCTGTTGCCAGACCAGCCAGTCGATCGCTGAACGGTCTCGTGACGAACTGCGGACCGGCGGGGCGCGGTTTGTGCTGGCGCAGTGCTATGAAGAACAAGGCCGGTTGCAGGAAGCGGCGGATCTTCTCGAGCTCGTCGTGCATATGGACCGCAAATATCAGCTGCCGAAGCTGGAAGAAAATACGAATCGTCTGATACGGCTCCGTGCCAGGCTGGCGGAGACCGATCCGACTCCTCCCTATCGTGAGTCGCATGCATGA